From the genome of Athalia rosae chromosome 3, iyAthRosa1.1, whole genome shotgun sequence:
CGCAAACGATTTTTTCAGCCCTTAGTTTGGACGCTGCGTATTCTCCGAAGAGCAATCTGCTCTCGTTTTTGGGTGGCTCAGCTCTGGATTCCTGAGAGTAAACGACCATCGCGACGATTCCACCTCTGAAGCATGGTTGCAAGGTGACTTCCGTGGTGCTGCAGTGAACGAATCGAGACACGTTTTCCTCGATGCATAAGTCGAGCAGAATTTTAGTGGCTGTTTGgcggaatgaagaaaaagataaaacgcaaataaaatcttgaaaaCGGATTATGCGCTTCCATGCACTATGACACTGGACCACTATATTGCGTGTAATTTACCTGTCACGTTATTGCGGTGCAGAGCTCTTTTGTCGGCAGGAAATTCGTAGGAAACTAAAGCCGCACAGTGAAGAACAACGTCGACGCCTCGCACCGCCTCTCggtatttctctttctcgcatAAATCAGCCTCGAAATTTACCAACCGCTTCGTCTGCCCCAGACCTGTTGGGGTTACAGGATTATATACGCCTCACAAAAGGCGACCTATGATATAACAGCGTATCAATTTCATTACACTTACCCAGGGAATCCTTATACCCGAATTTATCCACTATTCGAATCTCCTTCACCTTCTCATCGTTCAGCAAATGCCTCACTACATGTTGTCCCAAAAATCCGCCCCCACCTGAaagggaggtgaaaaaaaaactcgtgcGATTAACGCAAATAAACTATTCTCCCATTTTTATCGGTTTATTATCTTAAATTACCTGTGACCAAAGTAACTTCACAGCGTGATTTCTCGGCCATATTGAACTCGACGAAGCTATCCTATTGCGGATTCTTTACAATCAGCCAAGTTTCATATGTCAGAGCAGACCGGAATGCTCGTGTATATAACATACCTCATGTAAAATATTTGCTAACGCTGCATCATCCTAGCAATGGAGTGGTCGAATATATATTCGCGTTGCTGATTTAAGCCCGTAGTATTCTGCGTATATCAACGTAGAGTCTCGCGTCAAGTACGCAAAGTCATGAAAAAAACGACCCGTCATCGAGTATGTTTAGAAATATTAGAAATATAGTAGTGAGTTTTCCGAAGAATATCCCAAAATCGTATCTCCGCATTTGCACGAAAGCAATCGCTTTTGATCCATAAACGATACcgaacgtttttcttttcccgagTAAGTGCAGCAATAATATATTGCAAGTATGTGTACTAGGGTGCTTTTTGTTTTGCgactattttttctgttcaatcCCCACCTGAAATTTGGTTCAATAATTCGCAAAAGAAACGCCCTGCAAGTTTCAGCCCTTAATATTAAGTTAAAGTACTTTCCCAGAGGGTCGAAAGATTTTCCATTTGAAATACACGTGAATtgaattgttgttttttcaaactgcTATAACTCTGCGGCATTTTATGATATCGTATTGGTTTTGATCTCAATTGACGCAGAATTGAACGATGTTCAAACGTGTATGAAACGGCAGAAGTGCAACTTACACTGGTGAGATGGTACGAGTCATTAAAGTTGATTTTTAcccgaaattttcgtttttttttcgctgttaTGTCCGAAATGGTCCACTTTACTGAAATAATGTTGGGAATAATCTTGTTAGAAATTTGATTGCCTACGAAAAAGGTCCTCTAGACCTGAATGCTCCGATTGATATTTCTTCAGATGTTGAATTTTAACTTGCTTGTAATATAACAGGCATAAAAATGCTATGCGTGCATTGGGAGGcacaaaaattttacaccgcaAGTAAGTTAAAATTCAATATCTCGAGAAATATCAATCGGAGCATTTAGGTCTAAAGGACCTTTTTcgtagaaaattgaatgtcTAACAAAATTGCTTCTTACGTTTTTTCAATCAAGTGGACCATTACGGAGGTAACATCGCAAACACGAACAACAAATACTCATTGTGAGACAATGGTGTATTGTTATTCTTTTCCGCGCTTGCAAGCGAGTTGGCGCGGAAAACATGAAGGACATTTCTACATATGATCAAGGCATATTGGTAAACGCTTGTAACTGATTCGAAATATAGTTAAATATTCACCCGATTCACAGCGCGCTAATCGTTTTGCTACATTCGTCAGTTATTTCCGCGAATAGTTTCTCCTGCGTTTCAATTGTCGTACTGGTTGATTTGTCAATATTCAGACCTCGCAGCGAGTAGTAATTGCTAATAGAAAGCTCGTAATTTGGTCGTAAAATAGGAAGAAGGTAACTAAGGGAAAGAGGGcaacaaaaattacaatattGCACAGTAATCGAGGGTTTTCAGTATTATCAACATCATGATGGACCTTCAAGCCATGTGTCGGCTCTGTTTCTTCAAGTTACACGAGCCGCAGAATATCTTTGAAACTCCAGGTCTCTTGGATAGGATAGTCAAGTTCGCCGGCGTGCAGGTAATAAATAGGTTTTCATCTATTTGTCATATTATCAATAAATGAACTTTTTGCTTCACTCGAGATTTGTGAAAACAGATGTGATGTAGTTGTTTTGTACCATAGTCTACAGTTTCACCTTTCAAAGTCACACAGTACTCAATTGTCACGTGGCAGCAATTTGAAGTCGATGGCTGTGATTGGCCGTAGTCTCAGTTTCGGAAGAACAGAGGTTGTCAACACAATTTAGCAAAGGTCATCATACCGTGGGAGTCCATGCGCGAGACTGGTACACCGTTGGTTCCGTGACTCCCCAATATCCATGGCCACTCGCAGCCTTCAACTTCCAAGTTGTCTCGTTTTTCATACTCACCTCACATGATTCATTCGGTTTCTTTACAGATCGCAAAGGGTGATGGTCTGCCCAACAGCATCTGCGACTTATGCGAATTGAAGTTACAGATAACGGATAAATTCAGTCGCCAAGTATCACTCGCCGATAAACGTATCAGGGAGGCCGCACAGTTTTACAACAGATCGGTATATGAATTGAAAGCTCATGTTGAcagtcggtgaaaaaaaattaattctaccTATTGTTAATGAATAAAGTTTGTCCCTGCAGCACGACAATAATCGAGGCAATGATCTGGACgggagaatttcaaattatgcgCAACGGGAGAAGAGTGAACCGTGCTCTGATCTCAAAATTCCATTACAATTTTCGAATCCGAGTACCTCGAACaattcgaatggaaaaaattcagcgaACACTCCCGTTCTGTATTCGTATTCAACGGCCAGGTCCATGGTGGCTGCCTATAAGGCGTTGATAAGTCGTTGTATTTTGCTGGGCTTTCCAGAGGACTTTACACTTCCATCGTCCATGGCATTCTCAGAAGAAGAAACTAACTCCGAAGGTGAAATGCAAGCCACTAGACCGGCCCCGGTTCGTCGACGccgcagcaaaaaaaaattgcaaggtCAAGCCGATGACGTTCTGCCGAAGCGGCCAAGAAGCGTCCCGGTGCCGTCTAGTCCACATCGTGGGTATAAGCGATGCCCGCGTACCCCGGACCCGCTGAACCTTCtcaaagttaaaaaaattgaacctcTGAACATCGGCGACTGCACCACTGATGCCGAGAATCAAATCGTGTCCTCGTCCAAGGAGTCTTTGCACTCTGCAATGGACACGACCAGATTACGAACCCGGTCTCAACTGGGCAACATCAAAACCCCGAAGTACTACGAATCATCCGTAAACTCGGACACAAACTGTTCGGAGGCATCGTACGGATCCTGCTCAACGGAGATATCGCAATATACTATCGAACGTGAGAGGCAGAGGACCAAAAGCCGTCCAGACTTTGCCACTTCTGCAGCACGAACAATCAAGCAGGATAAGATGGTGGCGGTAGCTAATGAAATGCCGGATAACAAGTGTCCAACTTGCAAGAAAATTTGTGCGAACGCGTTCGGGCTTTGGGTACACTTACACTTagttgaattataatttctttcAAGCTGATTTTTTCATGCGCATTCAGACATTcgattttatacatttttcagaTGCACATGTGCGTTGTCCATCGGACGGATAAATGTCCAATATGTCGTGATCCGACTCCGGATAAAGAGGATTTCCGCATCCATATGCATCGACATCATCCACCGTTCAATAGATCACCTAAGACCGTATTCAGATGCTCAGTATGTAGTAAAATTTGCAAATCTAAAGTAGGCTTGAGTTTACACGTACGGCACCACACCAGATCATGCCACGAAGGCCAGTCGAAGGGCAAGTGTGGTACGCGATAGGGACGCAGCAACTTTGAATCTGAACGATTATTTTGGAGAACGGGTCGCCGCATTATGTAAACAGGAAAAGAGtgtagaaaggaaaaaaaaaagaaagaaacggatCAAAGTTACTGTGGCTGGTTTCCGCAGACCTGACACTGCGTGTACCAGAGGTCGTGAGTTTTCTAGTCATGTAAAGGGTCGtttgattataatatttttggtTGCTTCAAGTTGTTTTAActgtaattatatacatattgcgTGTCGTGAAGTAACGTATTTCATTACGTTGAAGATAATCATAAGAGTTTTATAACTTGTCGATAGATAATTTTATCTAAGTAGAAAAGATAGGTTGGCTAATTATAAAACCTAGGTGTATGAAGTAGGTCAACTGCGGCCCTTTACAGACGAATAATGAACGAGATGTACATGAAAAAATGCAGGTCATATTATGTGCTCTAGCATATTTCGCACTTTTTGAATTATTGCATTTAAGTCAATTATTATCCAATCATATATGGTGCTGGAAGCTGTAATACCCGAAGTCGTTAATTACGAGCTTCATTATTTTACGgacgtttcattttctcatctaCTTGGCCTTTCCTTACCCCTCCACTATATCTGTTCATTCTTGATTCTGAATTCTCGACTCttgattccaaatttttaatgaacaattctttattttttgaatttactcAAATTATCATGAATTTTGAGTATCATCAGTTTAATAAATATGTACTCAAACTCtgcaaataatttattttcatcctcaaTAATATACGGATCGATTACCCCAACGTACGAAAACAAGGATATGGAAGATATCGGATGGAAAAAACCTCACGAAATTGAGAGAAACGGTGAAATCTCAGTGAAACGGACATCTCCCAAATCCCGTTGATAACTGTTGCAACGTGTCCACGAGATTTCGATCGCGAGGCTTCTTTTCGTCTCGGAATTATTTGAAAGACAAGGGTGCCCCGCTCGATCTAACTGTAGCGTATTTTCGGTAGTCTCCTATCTTCTGCATGTAACTCCGACGTATGTacgacgtacatacgtacgtacacggagaGGAATCCGAGGAAATTCTCGAGGTGCAGAGGTTTTATTTGATTGGCTCGGAGTGCTCTTCTATACGGCGAGGCTCCCCGGGAGGTTGCGTACCTAGTCAGCATTCTGCATCTTGCCCGCAGCAGCTCCGACCCTCCGATCCTCCACAGTCCTGACATCACACTACTATCAGATCACTTCAAGTCTACACCCTATCGGGGCACATCTCGACTCTACGGGTCCTTCGTCTCTTCGTACCGACGTCCATATCTACACGGAAAGACGCGGAAGCGCAGATATTAGAGAACGCAGCTTTGGCCCGGTGTCAAGTTGAAACCACTCCGCGGGAGACCGACGCCGACTCGTTCAACCCCACGGCACGAACTTTCCACCGAGCTAATTACCCTCCCGAAATTCTGCGGgacattttttaatcgatccTTCTGCGAGTAGGTATTATATTTTACCCGAACGTCAACCTCCCGGGGACAGGAGATCTCGTTCCAAACCTAGTTCGCAGgtaatacctatatatatgtatacgtttgaGGGTAGAAAATTTGTTCGACGGGGTATTCGTGGAAACGAGCATCGAATTTCATCAAATCATCGGACGGTTTGACCGGTTTACTAGCTGGTTGaatagagaagaagagaacgaaattTCGAGGCATCGTGTGCTTTCGTTCGATAACAATTGATCGCGTAATTCGTGCCACGAGATCACGCGCGTTAATTTCTTGGATGAGCGATCAACTTCAAAGGCTACCCGCAACTCGCAATTCACAACTTACAACTGCAGCCGACAATTGGTAGCCAGATGCATTTATATGCACAGACCGCACCGCGATTTACTTTTGaaacgttcgatcgatcgataattattaGGCTGTTTCAATCGCGTTGCTCGACTTCTGCCACTCCGCAAAATTCCCATACGTATGCGTTGACGACGTCGTATCCGTTTAGACCGGATCGGTATTGCGGGAACAAGACGATCATCGGTTGGATAAGAAACTTTATGCTTTTAAATCGCGCAGCGACACCCAGAGAATTTACAACCCCCGCGAAGTGAGCTTTATCTCGCTGCAGTGTTTTGTTTCTGCTTCACTTCCGGTTATTTGTTATTACACCGGAAACCTCCGCGTAATGAAATATACGAAACACTAGCGGTTATACCAACCTGCGTCTCGTTCCTGTTCCTATAGGTTTCCCAGCTAACGTGATTCATAACGCGATTTTATCCACTACGAAATACTGCGCAATACACTCCCCGCATGTATTTGCcagtttttttcaccctccctgCTCCTGTAGCCACTACTTTATTCGAGCAAACGTTCTGCGCCGTAGTTTACGGTCTATCGCGACAATTGCTATGACCGAATATACTTTGAATGGATGTATAATACACGCTGGTAAAATAAACCAACGGCAAGCTTGAATTCTCAACGATATCTTCcatccccccaccccacccccctccgaATTTTACAAGCAGGTGAAGCTGTGCGCggaaacagaaaatgaaaaattttcgtctgaaaaattcaaatctcaaTTTAGAGTTTCACATGGCTTCACTTTTTCGGCAGGCTCGCTTTAACTCGGCTCTTGTGTGTTACTTTTTTCGCGAATATCCGGGAGATTCGTCGTATTGGAAATTGACAGATTTATTAGAGGGGTGTACGCGGGAGCGAAAAAGGTAGCGATGGAGAGGCTCGAGATGGGGgctggggggtggggggggaggtCGGGTATCAATCGGCTACTTCGATTTCAGCGGTTATACGAGAAAACTATTATTACATTGAATTCCACCTattcttttctcgttctttgcTGCACTTCCCTCGTCTTACGGTCCTACTCATGCTTATACGCTGTTATAGACGCTTTGGGATCGATTCGCGGGATCCTTTTGTGCCGGTGAAATTGTGCGGCTAGAGAATCTAGCGCGAAAGAAATCTACCATTTCTGCAGTTCAccttcatatttatatatattatacgaatataccgatagcaatacgtatacgtacaaaggATCCGAGCGTATGAGCTGTGTGTATCGTGAATCGTTCCCTTTATCGCTctgttcaaatatttcaaacttCCACGGGGATAACCGTGTGGAAAGAAAACTGTATTCAGTTCTTACCGGTCTTACTATTACAGAAATCAAGCGTATTCGTGATCTTGTGCCGAGCTTTCGCGAGCACGATGGTCCCCGGAAGATGAAGTGAGGACATTTTTGGCCACTCAAACAACGACGGACCTTCGTCTACTTATTCCTTCGAACGATGAGTACCTTCTGGAGCTTAACGAATCGACTTCGAATATCGCGTACGTCGATTTTACAGAAGGAAATTATACTTGACCAGCTATAACAGGTGAAACGATATTTAATAACGTGACGAAATGACGTCTGTAGCTGCAGCAGCTGCTGCTAATTTCGCGCAGCCTTTGATATTACAATTAGTGGATGTAAAGTTGTATAATTTTCGCTCGAGTAACTGCGTCTGACTTTGAAGCAAAACCGTGCCACTTTCAATCGAGTTAGCATTGCGACTGTTGCAACTTCACCGTGGGAAAGTGATCGTTGACATTCCACGAGCTGTGTgtacttgtgattttttttttttgctttttttctctcaaaacgGTCGTAAAAATAACGCTCACATGAttcatttatcaatttcaaaaagatACATACAATATCTTGGCGAACAGTTTCGGTTGTTTCACATTTATCATATTTCATAGAGAGACAA
Proteins encoded in this window:
- the LOC105683380 gene encoding uncharacterized protein LOC105683380 — protein: MMDLQAMCRLCFFKLHEPQNIFETPGLLDRIVKFAGVQIAKGDGLPNSICDLCELKLQITDKFSRQVSLADKRIREAAQFYNRSHDNNRGNDLDGRISNYAQREKSEPCSDLKIPLQFSNPSTSNNSNGKNSANTPVLYSYSTARSMVAAYKALISRCILLGFPEDFTLPSSMAFSEEETNSEGEMQATRPAPVRRRRSKKKLQGQADDVLPKRPRSVPVPSSPHRGYKRCPRTPDPLNLLKVKKIEPLNIGDCTTDAENQIVSSSKESLHSAMDTTRLRTRSQLGNIKTPKYYESSVNSDTNCSEASYGSCSTEISQYTIERERQRTKSRPDFATSAARTIKQDKMVAVANEMPDNKCPTCKKICANAFGLWVHLHLVEL